In Rhodothermales bacterium, the genomic stretch GCCTTCTACTGCCAGTCGGGACATGGTTGGGTGCACCAGGGAAGGTTCGAGGAAGGAGGATGATAGACAATCACCGGGAGAGGTGAAACGTGTCGCCGGCCGTGTTTTGTAACCATTCGAATCCGTATCATCCTGTCGGCACCTTTTCCCAGACCCCATGACCATCGACGTCGTGGACGCCGCGACCGACGAGATCGTCGAGGCGTTCGCCCGCCTCATCCCCCAGCTGACCGACTCGGTGACCCCTCCGGGCCATGAGGCGCTGGCGCGGATGATCACTTCCGAGGCCACGACGCTGTTCGTGGTCCGGTTGGATGGGAAGATCGAGGGCGCGCTGGCGCTGGGTATCTACCGCATCCCGACCGGGGTGCGCGCCTGGATCGAGGACGTCGTCGTGTCGCCCGAGATGCGCGGGCGCGGCGTCGGGCAGGCGCTGGTCGAACGCGCGCTGACGCTGGCCCGCGAGGCCGGCGCCGCCAGCGTCGAGCTCACCTCCCGACCGGAGCGCGAGGCCGCGAACCGCCTGTATCAGCGCCTGGGGTTTGAGCTTCGGACGACCAACGTATACCGTTTTACCTTCGCGACCGCGTGACAGATACCACCCCATCAGAGCCGCCTCTCCTCCGCGTC encodes the following:
- a CDS encoding GNAT family N-acetyltransferase, yielding MTIDVVDAATDEIVEAFARLIPQLTDSVTPPGHEALARMITSEATTLFVVRLDGKIEGALALGIYRIPTGVRAWIEDVVVSPEMRGRGVGQALVERALTLAREAGAASVELTSRPEREAANRLYQRLGFELRTTNVYRFTFATA